In Amycolatopsis endophytica, the following are encoded in one genomic region:
- a CDS encoding acetyl-CoA C-acetyltransferase: MSGSVILGAARTPIGRLLGSLKDFTGAQLGGIAIKAALEQAGVSPDAVQYTIMGQVLTAGAGQIPARQAAVAAGIPMDVPALTINKVCLSGLDAIALADQLIRAGEFDLVVAGGQESMTQAPHLLPKSRSGFKYGDTTLVDHMAYDGLFCAFDQCAMGAATEKYNSRYGLTREQQDEFSARSHRLAVAATEAGRFKAELAPVSIPQRKGDPVVFDADEGVRADTTSESLAKLRPAFAPDGTITAGSASQISDGAAAVIVASRAKAEELGLAPLAEIGAHGVVAGPDASLHEQPANAIKAALAKAKLDTSALDLVEINEAFAAVGLVSTEKLGLDPEIVNVDGGAIALGHPIGASGARLAVHLVHELRRRGGGLGAAALCGGGGQGDALLLKVPAL; the protein is encoded by the coding sequence GTGTCCGGTTCCGTCATCCTGGGTGCCGCCCGCACCCCGATCGGCCGTCTGCTCGGTTCACTGAAGGACTTCACCGGCGCGCAGCTGGGCGGAATCGCCATCAAGGCCGCCCTGGAGCAGGCCGGGGTGTCGCCGGACGCCGTCCAGTACACGATCATGGGCCAGGTCCTCACGGCGGGCGCGGGCCAGATCCCGGCGCGGCAGGCCGCGGTGGCCGCCGGGATCCCGATGGACGTGCCCGCGCTGACGATCAACAAGGTGTGCCTGTCCGGCCTGGACGCGATCGCGCTGGCCGACCAGCTCATCCGCGCCGGTGAATTCGACCTCGTGGTGGCAGGCGGCCAGGAGTCGATGACGCAGGCGCCGCACCTGCTGCCGAAGTCGCGGTCCGGCTTCAAGTACGGCGACACCACACTGGTCGACCACATGGCCTACGACGGCCTGTTCTGCGCGTTCGACCAGTGCGCGATGGGCGCGGCGACGGAGAAGTACAACTCCCGCTACGGCCTCACTCGCGAGCAGCAGGACGAGTTCTCGGCGCGCTCGCACCGGCTCGCGGTGGCGGCGACCGAGGCCGGCCGGTTCAAGGCCGAGCTGGCGCCGGTGTCGATCCCGCAGCGCAAGGGTGACCCGGTGGTCTTCGACGCCGACGAGGGCGTGCGTGCCGACACCACGTCCGAGAGCCTGGCCAAGCTGCGCCCGGCGTTCGCCCCGGACGGCACCATCACGGCGGGCTCGGCGTCGCAGATCTCCGACGGCGCGGCCGCGGTGATCGTCGCGAGCCGCGCGAAGGCCGAGGAGCTGGGCCTGGCGCCGCTGGCCGAGATCGGCGCGCACGGGGTGGTCGCCGGGCCGGACGCGAGCCTGCACGAGCAGCCCGCCAACGCGATCAAGGCCGCGCTGGCGAAGGCGAAGCTCGACACGAGCGCGCTGGACCTGGTGGAGATCAACGAGGCGTTCGCCGCGGTCGGGCTGGTGTCGACCGAGAAGCTGGGCCTCGACCCGGAGATCGTCAACGTCGACGGCGGCGCGATCGCGCTGGGCCACCCGATCGGGGCGTCCGGCGCCCGGCTGGCCGTGCACCTCGTGCACGAGCTGCGGCGCCGCGGTGGCGGTCTCGGCGCGGCCGCGCTGTGCGGTGGCGGTGGCCAGGGCGACGCGCTGCTGTTGAAGGTGCCCGCGCTGTAG
- the mce gene encoding methylmalonyl-CoA epimerase produces MNDALKPFVTTIDHVGIAVADLDAAIDFYAANFGMIATHSEVNEEQGVREAMLHAPGDESGPAIQLLAPLRPDSAIGKFLDTKGPGLQQVAYRVTDVEAAAESLRAKGLRLLYDKAKRGTANSRVNFVHPKDAGGVLVELVEPAAAH; encoded by the coding sequence ATGAATGACGCGCTGAAGCCGTTCGTGACGACCATCGACCACGTCGGCATCGCCGTCGCCGACCTGGACGCCGCGATCGACTTCTACGCGGCGAACTTCGGCATGATCGCCACGCACTCCGAGGTCAACGAGGAGCAGGGCGTGCGCGAGGCGATGCTGCACGCCCCCGGTGACGAGTCGGGACCGGCGATCCAGCTGCTCGCGCCGCTGCGCCCGGACTCGGCGATCGGGAAGTTCCTCGACACCAAGGGACCGGGGCTGCAGCAGGTCGCCTACCGGGTCACCGACGTCGAGGCCGCTGCCGAGTCGCTGCGGGCCAAGGGCCTGCGCCTGCTCTACGACAAGGCCAAGCGCGGCACCGCGAACAGCAGGGTGAACTTCGTGCACCCGAAGGACGCCGGCGGGGTGCTCGTCGAACTGGTCGAGCCCGCCGCCGCGCACTAA
- a CDS encoding TetR/AcrR family transcriptional regulator, with translation MARSDSGDDLPARERILRAAEELFAESGFDATPTSRIADRAGVPKGLVHYYFRRKSDLLSALIKRLPDEQIDPAHVVVAGDIAESLRRLVSALDTRLADSRMLSHLLWREADTHRAVRDALHERFQQLVRQVRAVIIAAGEGDLAVADVDSAAGLLALAVSYRHSVARHVADDPPDLMERELNFIAEALMARPAPG, from the coding sequence GTGGCGCGGTCGGATTCCGGGGACGATCTCCCGGCCAGGGAGCGGATCCTCCGCGCGGCCGAGGAACTGTTCGCGGAAAGCGGTTTCGACGCCACTCCGACGTCCCGGATCGCCGACCGGGCGGGCGTGCCGAAGGGGCTCGTGCACTACTACTTCCGCCGCAAGTCCGATCTGCTGAGCGCGCTGATCAAACGATTGCCCGACGAGCAGATCGATCCCGCGCACGTCGTGGTCGCCGGGGACATCGCGGAAAGCCTGCGGCGGCTGGTGTCCGCGCTCGACACGCGCCTGGCGGACTCGCGGATGCTGTCGCACCTGCTGTGGCGGGAGGCCGACACGCACCGCGCCGTGCGGGACGCGCTGCACGAGCGGTTCCAGCAACTGGTCCGGCAGGTGCGGGCGGTGATCATCGCGGCGGGTGAAGGGGATCTCGCGGTGGCGGACGTGGACAGCGCGGCCGGGCTGCTGGCGCTCGCGGTCAGCTACCGGCACTCGGTGGCGCGGCACGTCGCGGACGATCCGCCGGACCTGATGGAGCGGGAGCTGAACTTCATCGCCGAAGCGCTGATGGCCCGCCCGGCGCCCGGTTAG
- a CDS encoding SPW repeat protein, translating into MAERPMRSWTRPHDWAEVVLGVVALLTPLWADTDTTAMWTMVVLGAVIALDGLLSLSMPGLVYGEGAQVVLGALLFIAPWVMTYTQLDVAAWSSWIIGALTAVAGLAALPVANAVHRGGATTAH; encoded by the coding sequence ATGGCTGAACGTCCGATGCGGTCGTGGACCCGTCCGCACGACTGGGCCGAGGTCGTGCTCGGGGTGGTGGCGCTCCTGACGCCACTGTGGGCGGACACCGACACCACCGCCATGTGGACGATGGTCGTGCTGGGCGCCGTCATCGCGCTGGACGGCCTGCTGTCGCTCTCGATGCCCGGCCTCGTCTACGGCGAAGGAGCCCAGGTCGTCCTGGGCGCGCTGCTGTTCATCGCCCCGTGGGTGATGACCTACACCCAGCTGGACGTGGCGGCGTGGTCCTCCTGGATCATCGGCGCACTGACCGCGGTCGCCGGGCTGGCGGCACTCCCGGTGGCGAACGCGGTGCACCGCGGCGGAGCGACGACCGCGCACTGA
- the ccrA gene encoding crotonyl-CoA carboxylase/reductase gives MTLTDIRDAILTGDTTAVGDLPVPETYRGVTVHEDEAGMFDGMPSRDKDPRKSLHVDEVPTPEPGPGEALIAVMASAINYNTVWTSIFEPISTFKFLKRYGKLSPLAQRHDQPYHVVGSDAAGVVLRTGPGVHRWKPGDEVVAHCLNVELEGPDGHNDTMLDSDQRIWGFETNFGGLAELALVKANQLMPKADHLTWEEAACPGLVNSTAYRQLVTTNGANMKQGDVVLIWGASGGLGSYATQFALNGGAIPVCVVSSPEKAEICRRMGAELVIDRNAEGYRFWKDENDQDPKEWQRFGARIRELTGGEDPDIVFEHPGRETFGASVYAARRGGIIVTCASTSGYLHQYDNRYLWMNLKRIIGSHFANYRESWEANRLIGKGLIHPTLSKTYPMADTGQAALDVHRNAHQGKVGVLCLAPEEGLGVHDQEMREKHLTRINLFRGA, from the coding sequence ATGACGCTCACGGACATCCGGGATGCCATCCTCACCGGTGACACCACCGCGGTGGGCGACCTGCCGGTGCCCGAGACCTATCGCGGCGTCACCGTGCACGAGGACGAGGCGGGAATGTTCGACGGGATGCCCTCCCGCGACAAGGACCCGCGCAAATCGCTGCACGTCGACGAGGTGCCCACCCCCGAGCCGGGTCCGGGCGAGGCGCTCATCGCAGTGATGGCCAGCGCCATCAACTACAACACCGTGTGGACGTCGATCTTCGAGCCGATCTCCACGTTCAAGTTCCTCAAGCGCTACGGCAAGCTGTCGCCCCTGGCCCAGCGCCACGACCAGCCCTACCACGTGGTCGGGTCCGACGCGGCGGGCGTCGTGCTGCGCACCGGGCCCGGCGTGCACCGGTGGAAGCCCGGCGACGAGGTCGTCGCGCACTGCCTCAACGTCGAACTGGAGGGCCCGGACGGGCACAACGACACGATGCTCGACTCCGACCAGCGCATCTGGGGTTTCGAGACGAACTTCGGCGGGCTCGCCGAGCTGGCGCTGGTCAAGGCCAACCAGCTGATGCCCAAGGCGGACCACCTGACCTGGGAGGAGGCCGCCTGCCCCGGCCTGGTCAACTCCACCGCCTACCGGCAGCTGGTGACGACGAACGGCGCGAACATGAAACAGGGCGACGTCGTGCTGATCTGGGGTGCCTCCGGCGGGCTCGGGTCCTACGCCACCCAGTTCGCGCTGAACGGCGGCGCCATTCCGGTGTGCGTGGTGTCCAGCCCGGAGAAGGCCGAGATCTGCCGCCGGATGGGCGCCGAGCTGGTGATCGACCGCAACGCGGAGGGTTACCGGTTCTGGAAGGACGAGAACGACCAGGACCCGAAGGAGTGGCAGCGCTTCGGCGCGCGCATCCGCGAACTGACCGGCGGCGAGGATCCGGACATCGTGTTCGAACACCCGGGCCGGGAGACGTTCGGCGCTTCGGTTTACGCGGCGCGTCGCGGCGGAATCATCGTGACATGCGCTTCCACGTCCGGTTATCTGCACCAGTACGACAACCGCTACCTCTGGATGAACCTGAAACGGATCATCGGCTCGCATTTCGCGAACTACCGCGAGTCGTGGGAGGCCAACCGGCTGATCGGCAAAGGTCTGATCCACCCGACGCTGTCGAAGACGTATCCGATGGCCGATACCGGGCAGGCCGCGCTGGACGTGCATCGCAACGCCCACCAGGGCAAGGTCGGCGTGTTGTGCCTGGCCCCGGAGGAGGGGCTGGGCGTGCACGACCAGGAGATGCGCGAGAAGCACCTGACGCGGATCAATTTGTTCCGCGGAGCCTAA
- a CDS encoding chromosome segregation protein: MSLGDERELVPLGAGFDLAKRGYDRHQVDEHLERLDSDLKMLAADRDAAISQAGDLARQLEQARGEIENLRGQVERLGQPPTTVEGLSERLQRMLRLAQEEAADTRARAEAEAGHIRAKAESDASAMRARYEQLLSELDARRKEMEAEHRKVLETARAEAESITTKAKDERDRLDRDAEQRRTQVEEDFEIAMASRRTEAMRVLAEQEATSKAEAERRVREASDEAAAIRKKVADEEASATAEIQRRRRESVEDANRRKQESITEANARLAEAADEAARRVREATEESTRRINAAADRVEALRKLRAGIAEQVKAAREVLVEANAALGEAEPVIEPLPEEREAASAGKPSGRQ; the protein is encoded by the coding sequence ATGAGCCTTGGCGACGAACGAGAGCTTGTACCGCTCGGCGCGGGATTCGACCTGGCCAAACGCGGTTACGACCGGCACCAGGTCGACGAGCACCTCGAACGGCTGGACAGCGACCTGAAAATGCTCGCCGCCGACCGGGATGCCGCCATCTCGCAGGCCGGCGACCTCGCCCGGCAGCTGGAGCAGGCTCGCGGCGAGATCGAGAACCTGCGCGGGCAGGTCGAGCGGCTGGGGCAGCCGCCCACGACGGTCGAGGGCCTGTCCGAGCGGTTGCAGCGCATGCTGCGGCTGGCGCAGGAGGAGGCGGCCGACACCCGTGCCCGCGCGGAGGCCGAGGCCGGGCACATCCGGGCGAAGGCCGAGTCCGACGCCAGCGCCATGCGCGCCCGCTACGAGCAGCTGCTGTCGGAGCTGGACGCGCGGCGCAAGGAGATGGAGGCCGAGCACCGCAAGGTCCTGGAGACCGCGCGCGCCGAGGCCGAGTCGATCACGACCAAGGCGAAGGACGAGCGCGACCGGCTCGACCGCGACGCCGAACAGCGCCGCACCCAGGTCGAGGAGGACTTCGAGATCGCGATGGCCTCCCGCCGCACCGAGGCGATGCGCGTCCTGGCCGAGCAGGAGGCCACCAGCAAGGCCGAAGCGGAGCGCCGTGTCCGCGAAGCGTCGGACGAGGCGGCGGCGATCCGCAAGAAGGTCGCCGACGAGGAGGCGTCCGCGACCGCCGAGATCCAGCGCCGCCGTCGCGAATCGGTCGAGGACGCCAACCGCCGCAAGCAGGAGTCGATCACCGAAGCGAACGCCCGCCTGGCCGAAGCGGCGGACGAGGCGGCCCGCCGCGTCCGCGAAGCCACGGAAGAGTCGACCCGCCGCATCAACGCGGCCGCCGACCGGGTCGAGGCGCTGCGCAAGCTGCGCGCGGGGATCGCGGAGCAGGTCAAGGCGGCACGCGAGGTGCTGGTCGAGGCGAACGCCGCACTGGGTGAGGCCGAGCCGGTGATCGAGCCGCTGCCGGAGGAGCGTGAGGCCGCGTCGGCGGGCAAGCCGTCCGGGCGGCAGTAG
- a CDS encoding universal stress protein, which yields MAAYRTVVVGTDGSDSSFRAVDRAAAVAADSGATLVIVCAYYPATRQDVEKAQDVLGEEAYQVVGSAPAEDTLRSARDRAVKAGAGNTETAAVVGEPVEALRKIVSERSADLLVVGNRGLNTLTGRLLGSVPSEAARKSKVDVLIVHTT from the coding sequence ATGGCTGCATACCGGACCGTGGTTGTCGGTACGGACGGTTCTGATTCATCGTTCCGAGCTGTGGACCGGGCGGCGGCGGTGGCCGCGGATTCCGGCGCCACGCTCGTCATCGTGTGCGCCTACTACCCGGCGACCAGGCAGGATGTCGAGAAGGCCCAGGACGTGCTCGGCGAGGAGGCGTACCAGGTGGTCGGCTCGGCGCCGGCCGAGGACACGCTCCGCTCGGCGCGTGACCGTGCGGTCAAGGCGGGTGCGGGCAACACCGAGACGGCGGCCGTCGTCGGGGAGCCCGTCGAGGCGTTGCGCAAGATCGTGTCCGAGCGGTCGGCCGATCTGCTGGTCGTCGGCAACCGGGGGCTGAACACGCTGACCGGGCGGTTGCTGGGGTCGGTGCCGTCCGAGGCGGCGCGCAAATCGAAGGTCGACGTTCTGATCGTGCACACCACGTAG
- a CDS encoding adenylate/guanylate cyclase domain-containing protein, with protein sequence MDSEHLESVLLGGKRRYTRLEVAEKAGVPIERAARLWRALGFATVGDHEVVFTDADIDAVRTADQLISSGLLDRGLEAPVARTLGLHLSRLAEWQVRMLWTLITENEHLGRDDAQTVMLVERLLPELQRVQDFVWRRHLAAFAGRALASPDEDLEARTEVVGFVDMVGYTRLTRSLDEGALSAVLEGFELLATEVIADHHGRVVKMIGDEVLFVADAPADAAGIALTLTERTTADEDLPEVRAGLAAGRILSRFGDVYGSVVNVAARLTSLARPGTALIDRALADEVAELPGFAVRSLRPVTVRGYTRLHPYVLRRA encoded by the coding sequence GTGGACTCCGAACACCTCGAGAGCGTCCTGCTCGGCGGCAAGCGCCGCTACACCCGGCTCGAGGTGGCCGAGAAGGCGGGCGTGCCGATCGAACGGGCCGCCCGTCTGTGGCGTGCGCTGGGGTTCGCCACCGTCGGCGACCACGAGGTGGTCTTCACCGACGCCGACATCGACGCGGTGCGGACCGCGGACCAGCTGATCTCGTCCGGCCTGCTCGATCGGGGGCTGGAGGCGCCGGTCGCGCGCACGCTCGGCCTGCACCTGTCGCGTCTGGCGGAGTGGCAGGTCCGCATGCTGTGGACCCTGATCACCGAGAACGAGCATCTGGGCCGGGACGACGCGCAGACCGTGATGCTGGTCGAACGTCTGCTGCCGGAGCTGCAACGTGTGCAGGACTTCGTGTGGCGACGGCATCTGGCCGCCTTCGCCGGGCGGGCGCTGGCCTCACCGGACGAGGACCTGGAGGCGCGGACGGAGGTCGTCGGGTTCGTCGACATGGTCGGCTACACGCGGCTGACCCGGAGCTTGGACGAGGGCGCGCTGTCCGCCGTGCTGGAGGGGTTCGAGCTGCTCGCGACGGAGGTGATCGCCGATCATCACGGCCGGGTGGTGAAGATGATCGGCGACGAGGTCCTGTTCGTCGCCGACGCGCCCGCCGACGCGGCCGGGATCGCCCTGACGCTGACCGAGCGCACGACCGCCGACGAGGACCTGCCGGAGGTGCGGGCCGGCCTGGCCGCGGGGCGCATCCTGAGCCGGTTCGGCGACGTGTACGGCTCGGTGGTGAACGTGGCCGCCCGGCTCACCTCGCTGGCCCGTCCGGGGACGGCGCTGATCGACCGGGCACTCGCCGACGAGGTCGCCGAACTCCCGGGCTTCGCGGTGCGCTCCCTGCGCCCGGTCACCGTGCGCGGCTACACGCGCCTCCACCCATACGTCCTCCGCCGCGCCTGA
- a CDS encoding aldehyde dehydrogenase family protein: MSDVVAKAVEECARAAKAAAPSLATASDEAIDAALTGMASRLLDAREAVLEANRADVAKSRQDGMSAGLLDRLTITEERLTGMAEQLRLLAGAPHPEREIPCDSLSGGLRLVERRRPVGVIGANYEARPNVTVDVASQLVKSRNGGVLRTGSAALGSAQRLLEVVIAPALADAGIDPGVVQLVPRVEREAAAALVRFPDLVPLVILRGSGESTRALALEAAQHGVRTLAHADGGGVLYVDEAADAEKARELVFDSLDRLGVCNRLNLLLIHSAVHDQLWPVISAAMAERKVTPSLPPHEHAIGYEWALDSDHEATVTVAQVGSLAEAVTIANEQTSGLAAGIATENAETATAFFDGYTGTGVFWNAPTRLLDGFKLLAVPETGINLDRVPGPRGPVTYTDLYVRQYAVLPADR, translated from the coding sequence GTGTCCGACGTGGTGGCGAAGGCTGTTGAGGAGTGCGCGCGGGCGGCCAAGGCCGCGGCGCCGTCGTTGGCCACCGCGTCCGACGAGGCCATCGACGCCGCACTGACCGGCATGGCGAGCCGTCTCCTCGACGCACGTGAAGCGGTGCTGGAGGCGAACCGGGCCGACGTGGCGAAGTCGCGGCAGGACGGCATGAGCGCCGGACTGCTCGACCGGCTCACGATCACCGAAGAGCGGTTGACCGGTATGGCCGAGCAGCTCCGCCTGCTCGCCGGGGCGCCCCATCCGGAGCGCGAGATCCCGTGCGACTCGCTGTCCGGCGGGTTGCGGCTGGTCGAGCGGCGGCGCCCGGTCGGCGTGATCGGGGCGAACTACGAAGCCCGGCCGAACGTGACAGTGGACGTCGCGTCGCAGCTGGTCAAGTCCCGCAACGGCGGGGTGCTGCGCACCGGTTCGGCCGCGCTGGGGTCCGCGCAGCGGCTGCTCGAGGTCGTGATCGCGCCGGCGCTGGCCGACGCGGGCATCGACCCGGGCGTGGTGCAGCTGGTGCCACGCGTCGAACGGGAGGCGGCGGCGGCACTGGTGCGGTTCCCGGACCTGGTGCCGCTGGTGATCCTGCGCGGCAGCGGCGAGAGCACCCGCGCGCTGGCGCTGGAAGCCGCCCAGCACGGGGTCCGGACGCTCGCCCACGCCGACGGTGGTGGCGTGCTGTACGTGGACGAGGCCGCCGATGCGGAGAAGGCGCGCGAGCTGGTGTTCGACAGCCTGGACCGGCTCGGTGTCTGCAACCGGCTGAACCTGCTGCTGATCCATTCCGCGGTGCACGACCAGCTGTGGCCCGTGATCTCCGCGGCGATGGCCGAGCGGAAGGTGACGCCGTCCCTGCCGCCGCACGAGCACGCGATCGGCTACGAGTGGGCGCTGGACTCCGACCACGAGGCCACCGTCACGGTCGCGCAGGTCGGCAGCCTGGCCGAAGCGGTCACCATCGCCAACGAGCAGACCTCCGGGCTGGCGGCGGGCATCGCGACCGAGAACGCCGAAACGGCCACGGCGTTCTTCGACGGCTACACCGGCACCGGCGTGTTCTGGAACGCCCCGACCCGGCTGCTGGACGGCTTCAAGCTGCTCGCCGTGCCGGAGACGGGCATCAACCTGGACCGGGTACCCGGCCCGCGCGGCCCGGTCACGTACACCGACCTGTACGTACGCCAGTACGCCGTCCTGCCTGCGGACCGCTGA
- a CDS encoding M50 family metallopeptidase, producing the protein MNEATAELDVLAGLFGAQPDPSIPVPLVTGGVALLLVLSGAPWRLARNVVTIVHEAGHALIAVLAGRRLQGIKLHSDTSGVTVSRGKPEGPGMVLTALAGYPAPGILGLVFASLLAAGRITVMLVLAAVLLLGVLVMVRNAYGVLTVVLTAAGLAAVALVAGPQVQAWFIYLITWFLLLGGFRPVVELQIKRRRGAARDSDADQLARLTGVPASLWMLMLGVIAVTCLVVGGAWLLEPALQP; encoded by the coding sequence GTGAACGAGGCGACGGCTGAGCTCGACGTGCTGGCGGGTCTCTTCGGGGCCCAGCCGGACCCGTCCATCCCGGTGCCGCTGGTGACCGGCGGTGTGGCGCTCCTGCTGGTGCTCTCCGGCGCGCCGTGGCGGCTGGCCCGCAACGTGGTGACGATCGTGCACGAGGCGGGCCACGCGCTGATCGCGGTGCTGGCCGGGCGGCGGCTGCAGGGCATCAAGCTGCACTCGGACACCTCGGGGGTCACGGTCTCGCGGGGGAAGCCCGAGGGCCCGGGGATGGTGCTGACGGCGCTCGCGGGTTACCCGGCTCCGGGGATCCTCGGGCTGGTCTTCGCGAGTCTGCTGGCCGCGGGCCGCATCACGGTGATGCTCGTGCTCGCCGCGGTGCTGCTGCTCGGTGTGCTGGTCATGGTCCGCAACGCCTACGGCGTGCTGACCGTGGTGCTCACGGCCGCCGGGCTCGCCGCGGTCGCGCTCGTCGCTGGACCGCAGGTGCAGGCGTGGTTCATCTACCTGATCACGTGGTTCCTGCTGCTCGGCGGGTTCCGTCCGGTCGTGGAGCTGCAGATCAAGCGGCGCCGCGGTGCGGCGAGGGACTCCGACGCGGATCAGCTCGCCCGGCTGACCGGGGTGCCGGCGTCGCTGTGGATGCTGATGCTCGGGGTGATCGCGGTGACCTGTCTGGTCGTCGGCGGGGCCTGGCTGCTCGAACCCGCGCTGCAGCCCTGA
- a CDS encoding maleylpyruvate isomerase N-terminal domain-containing protein — protein MDLFSRSWAALRKAVADLSDEDLAQPSGCAGWLVRDLVCHLIIDAQDVLITLATPADAEPTRDEVTYWDVTGTPPTGEDPLDALTVRLAAAYGESWLLKFHLDDLGSAAGRAAGHADPRARVSTRDEVLTVGDYLSTYVMEWTLHHLDLIRHLPDAAEPPAEGLARSREMLEKIAGTAFPASLSDKEALLIGTGRRRPSDAEKAELGELATKVPFVLG, from the coding sequence GTGGATCTCTTCTCCCGCTCCTGGGCAGCGTTGCGCAAGGCGGTTGCCGACCTGTCGGACGAGGACCTCGCCCAGCCGTCCGGCTGCGCCGGCTGGCTGGTGCGAGACCTGGTGTGTCACCTGATCATCGACGCGCAGGACGTCCTGATCACCCTCGCCACCCCGGCCGACGCGGAACCGACCCGCGACGAGGTGACCTACTGGGACGTCACCGGCACGCCGCCCACCGGTGAGGACCCCCTCGACGCGCTGACCGTCCGGCTGGCCGCCGCCTACGGGGAGTCGTGGCTGCTCAAGTTCCACCTCGACGACCTCGGTTCCGCCGCGGGCCGAGCGGCGGGGCACGCCGACCCGCGCGCCCGGGTCAGCACCCGCGACGAGGTCCTCACCGTCGGCGACTACCTCTCCACCTACGTCATGGAGTGGACGCTGCACCACCTCGATCTGATCCGGCATCTCCCGGACGCGGCCGAGCCGCCCGCGGAAGGGCTCGCCCGCTCGCGCGAGATGCTGGAGAAGATCGCCGGAACCGCGTTTCCCGCGTCGCTGTCCGACAAGGAGGCGCTGCTGATCGGCACCGGCCGACGCCGGCCGAGCGACGCGGAGAAGGCTGAGCTGGGCGAACTGGCGACGAAGGTCCCGTTCGTCCTCGGGTGA